A window from Bufo bufo chromosome 1, aBufBuf1.1, whole genome shotgun sequence encodes these proteins:
- the LOC121002136 gene encoding G1/S-specific cyclin-D1-like, translating into MEGSLLCWEPEKELRAQADPVLLQSRVLERLLASQDRYMASPTYFQCVQKEIYPYMRKMLTSWMLEVCEDQRCGEEVFPQAVNCLDRFLSVVPVEKRRLQLVGATCLLLASKLKESKPVTIENLCMYSDFSFTDNEMRAMELLILNKLKWDLEAVTPRDFLPHFLELLSMSPDKMQKVRKHAETFIALCTTDCSFIALPASMVAAASVAAAVTGLRPENLGMSCSSIAATTYLARAIRCDPNILRMCQEQIELSLESNLRHAGSDRIPDSKTVEEIERASTPTDVLDFDL; encoded by the exons ATGGAGGGCAGTCTGCTGTGCTGGGAGCCCGAGAAGGAGCTGAGGGCCCAGGCTGATCCTGTCCTGCTCCAGAGCCGGGTGCTGGAGAGGCTCCTGGCATCTCAGGACAGATACATGGCCTCCCCCACATACTTCCAGTGTGTACAGAAGGAGATCTACCCATACATGAGGAAGATGCTGACAAGCTGGATGCTGGAG GTATGTGAAGACCAGCGATGTGGAGAAGAGGTGTTCCCCCAGGCCGTCAACTGCTTGGACAGGTTCCTGTCTGTGGTGCCTGTAGAGAAGAGGAGGCTTCAGCTTGTGGGTGCCACCTGTCTTCTTCTTGCCTCCAAGCTAAAGGAGTCCAAACCAGTAACCATTGAGAACCTCTGCATGTATTCGGACTTCTCCTTCACGGACAATGAAATGCGG GCCATGGAGCTGCTCATCTTGAACAAGTTAAAATGGGACCTAGAAGCAGTGACACCCAGAGACTTTCTCCCACACTTCTTGGAGCTGCTCAGCATGTCACCAGACAAGATGCAGAAGGTCAGGAAGCATGCTGAAACCTTCATTGCTCTCTGCACTACAG ACTGTTCTTTCATCGCTCTACCAGCCTCTATGGTGGCCGCCGCTAGCGTGGCAGCTGCAGTTACAGGCTTGCGGCCTGAGAACCTGGGCATGTCCTGCTCCAGTATAGCAGCGACAACCTACCTCGCCAGAGCCATTCGTTGTGATCCG AATATCCTGAGAATGTGTCAAGAGCAAATCGAACTGTCTTTGGAATCCAACCTCCGACATGCTGGAAGTGACAGAATCCCAGATTCCAAGACCGTGGAGGAGATTGAGCGGGCCAGCACTCCCACTGATGTCCTGGACTTTGATCTGTAA